In Phaseolus vulgaris cultivar G19833 chromosome 7, P. vulgaris v2.0, whole genome shotgun sequence, the genomic stretch tactaCCCAAGACAGATCTTGTTAGAGTGAAGTATCATCCAAGAAAGTCTATATACAGACAATGTTAACCAAAGATGAAATTGGAATGTTCACATGGCTAGAAATGACTGGAATAACGCAAAGAGGGGACAGTGTTTAAGCATCAGTTTTAGAAATTAGTGAGGTGCTCAAGTTTACGAGCCTGAAAAAACCTACAGCGTCCTTTACCACTTGATTCTACTTCTTCACTTCTCCTCTTGGATGTGGAGAAAAAACCCACATTGCTTAATTTCAATTGTCGCTTGCCATTACTATTACTTCCACCACCGCCATCTTCATCCAAATTGTCAGACTCCCTGTAAACAATTACAAGTGTTAATGAAGACTGATAAGCATAAATAATTTGGAACATAAAAACAGAAAAGGGAAAGATGTTTTCGCCCATATCCAGGGTGGGTGGCCGTGCAATTGAATCAAATTTCATCCAAATCATAGGTATGAATTATGATGCGAGGCAATAAATCATTCTTTTCAAAGGATTAAGCTATCAAATTTCAAAAGGGGAAGCCAAAGGGGTTGTGTTTCGACAGAGTTTACCAAAGGCCAGGAGTTATGAGTTTTCCTATCCACTTCGTAATTAAATTAAAGCAAAAGGTATAAAGGACTTGTGCACTCTTTATGCTTCAAGCTCAAAATTCACGTGAAACATTAAACAACAGCTAACACCTTAGGCTTTTAGGAGATTGCTAATACTGGTAGCAAGTAAACCTTGAAgcctttaaaacaaaaaatagtacTCTATTGGAAGATAAGATACGAAAGAAATTTAAAGTAAATGATAGTCAGAACAGGTTTTAGTTTGTAAGTTGAACCCAACATCTGAGTTAGGTAAGTATGGTTGTTACAAATAGCACCTAGCAGTATGTTAGCATTATTCCTGAATGATCCAGTGTAGTCAGGTAGGCTAAGTTCAAGAACGCAAATGGAAGGTGTCACAATATATGAAAAATTCTTATCATATCATACTTCACTCATTCCGCATCATCTCTTAAAATTGGTTACCATATTTCCTTATCTAATGATTTGTTTTTTGTATAGTAAGGGTTAGGGCTCTAAGGCATAAACTAATAATTCGTCTCGATTAGCAGCACTCATTATGAATCAACCTGTATGAAAAAACCTTAGTCCCTGAAGGGCATAATGactaaatttaagtttttatgggactaaaacaaaagaaacacaGTAAAAATAGGGGTCAGAGATATTACAGAgactaaaacctttttttttcatgcaGGAACTAATTGTTGAATGTTACTTATAGTGACTAAATGACTAATTTGAAGTTTCGCGAGCATATCACATTGCAATACATATACATCACACCATACTAAGGTAGtaccaatttaaaaagtatttagtCTCTTTTATCACCTCTTCCTTCCTCAACCTAAAACCCCATAATTCATGTCAAAAATTCATATGGTGAATGCATTAACACGTATTAATCAGAAGAAGCTAGGGAATCGTGTGCTCTAAAGTTAATGATTTCCCCAAGGCTTAAGAAAGGAAGTTTACCATAACACTTGTGCTACATCTTTAAAATAAGAGTTGCAGGTTCCCCAACTAAATCGAACCAATGTTGGAAATCCAAAGATATGATGTTTGTGATCCTCTAGCCAATCCTTGGTTTTGGGGTCTACACAAATGAAAACACAACCAGATTTATTGTAAGTACAATGTTAATCGGAATGATAGATACTGCAACATGTGATAGAATCACAGCCTTCTCACCTCCAGGATATCCAGAGCCAAAGTTCCTCTGCATGTTTTCAGCAGTCTCATCAAGTACCCATTCTCTTAAAGCACGGTCCCTTGTGACCTGAAAGATTGGATTAAGGTTATAAGTAGGCTATGGGACTTCAACCCTGGAAATTTTATAAAGGAAACCGATACCTTAGCAACTATGCTTGCACCACTAACAACGGGGTAAAGGCTATCAGCCTTCTTTGCAACCACAAATTTGATGGATGGAAAATTTTTAGACAGCTTCATTTCATACTTCCCTGGATCTCCAACTGTATCTATATACACCTGTAATAAAACAAATTGTGTGTTGCTCGCATCAGTAATTGAATTACCATATTCTTAATATCAACCCTATACACTTAAAAATAACATGTTTTAACAGATTCTCTTTCAGTAATTCCACCAcataagaaaagaaactaaacaTCCGGTGCCAATTGAAAGTGAAAGTCATGAATAAGAGCGTGTTTGAAAGAACATTCAGTTGAAGATAACCAACATCTTTCTCAATATATCAACATACTAGCTCGTCAGCTTTTTGCACTGAAAAACAGCAATCCGAAAAACACACAAAAGAGGTGGCATGGGAACCAGCCTTATTGAACCTCAAATCATTTGAGCAATAGATGAATCAGCTAAAATAAAATGGGGAAGGTTTTAACCTCAGTTAGAAGCACTCCCATTTTTAGTACCCTATCAACGAGACCCATGGCAGAGTCATGTGAAATCTCATTCAAGTTTATCTTATTCCTGTCAAAATCACAACAACAAAGTGTAGTCAGTAAATAGAAAAAAACCCAATGAAACATGGAATGAATAAGCTCAATCGATTTACTTCTTAAGCATTTTAGCGGATAGTTCCCGAGGGTCAATGACATCTACAGCCCATCCAATAGACTCATTGGTCTTTAAAGTTTCAAACAACTCTTCCCTCTTCTCTTCCTTCAGTGTCTTAGAATCTGCACCAACAGAATTGCAATGGAGAAACCTCCAATTTCAATGGATTGAACTACTAAGTGGAAGTACTaacaaatcttaaaaaaatccttccaataatatatgatatatagaacaaaataataacaatttggCATGGTGTGGTACCTGCAAAACTCAATGTGGCTAGGGTTTTCATATAAGACTGAGCACAGTATAAGCAACCATAAACCATGGGTCCTGAAACGAATTCCAAAATATgttaaaagaaagagaaaaacattTGGAGAATGGAAAAATGAAAAAGGGAATGCGAACCTAAAACAGGGCCTCTTCCAGCCTCGTCGATTCCCATGGCGCAAGGCTTGGATGCCCATTGCGGAAGAATTTTGGATCCCATTTTTTCCTTTGTCTACAGTGAAGTGAAAATTGAAAGaaagcagaaaaaaaaatgcttttGAGAAAGGGTGAATTGTGAAGAAacctttgttttttttgtttcccGCCACAACAAGCAATTAGGGTTTCCCTTTTTGGTTTTACCACCCTTTTCATCCATATACTCATTAGTTAATAACTATTTTCTTATtatctaattattattatttttaaataaagtaaGAATATTTTGCTTGAATTCCATTTTCATAGCTAAAAAATTGACATTTCAAGTATCAATTTAATAACTTTTAGTCCATTATTGAATACTAAACTTGTTAAATCTATATTAAACGACTATGTTAAGATTTTCTATTTTGTGTTTAAATAATGaagtattaaattttttttttatgagcttACTTTGTGTGACATATAAGTCTTAATCATTTTATGGTACATGTCAAACTCATAAATGCTCACTTTTATAATTATCGAGAATTTACATTAATTCATAAGGAGATATAACAATATTCTGTCAACATCAATATCTTTAAAAATGTGTTGAAAGTTGTTTCACACtgacaatttttttaagaagGCGAGATGTTAGTATTGTAGAGTCAATCAGATGTATTAGGCTATGTGCTTTGCACAAAAGGTGAAAGAAAGTTGTCTGTCTGAACCTGTGAATCTCGTGTTCCAAAAGTGTTGTCATAAAAGTCACACACATTTAATGCtcaatcaataatattttatgtgttttttggCAACTTCAAAACATACTCACATGAAACATATAAGAAGCAATAACACAACAAAACCATTAGTTTGACACATAATAGCTGTAAATGTTTTTGCAACCATTCTTTACTTCCCATCCATGTATAAAGAacgtttttatgaaaaaaaaagactGATGAAACTCTtgcaataagaaaaacaaagctCTTATTCATAAACAATCTTTAGTCTTGTAGTTATAAGAAAGAACATTGTTAGTGTTTGTAGTTATCTACGTAAGAGTACACACTTTTTGTATGAGTGTAGTAAGACATAATCTTTATTTCTATATGATCTCTAATaataatcatcatcatcataaaATGATTACTAAGTTGATTTGGTCTAGTGGCTATAGTTTCTTCCATGTATTCATTGGTTGGttcatttttttcatgtatcaaaatgataatattaaatttaataaatataataatactaaataataatattattaattactgATGAATTTAACAGATTTATGTATGTTGGTAAATACCAAATCTTGGCATTACCAACGAATTTTGACTatcaataaaatcaatttttgtcTGTAGTGAAATTTTTAGATTACTCTCCCCTTCAAATTTAGTTAATAGTGGTTAGTTTATAAAGAATACTCAATTTTAGTTAAGAGTGAATATCGCTCAATATCGCTCAATTAATACTTTGTCTTAGCCAAAAGTGATATATAGTTGTTCAAGAGTACTTGATCTTAGTCAATAATGGTTACATTTCAAACAATACACATCATTTTAGCCATAAGTAGTTGCTTCCAAATAATACAcatcattttaattgattaatgtCTAAATAATACTTACTTGTATTTTTCACAACATTACCATATTTAATGAAATTTGATCGTGGACTAGACTTAATCTGGATTATcaataaactaatataaaatttattattagtcTCAAGTAgataattttgagaaaacaatatttgacaaaatattttgatattgtATCTATCATGTAAACCCTAAACTTCATATATTATAACTATTATCAGaagttttgtaaaaaaatattgaaaaaatgtTAAAAGTTGAAGATTGTCCAATTCTTTTTAAATTAGAATTtggtttattttgaaataatagtTACATTTAAACCTTATAAATCGATCAAATCTACTTTATTTACCCTcatcaacataaaaaaaaaataagtacttACCAGCTACAAAcaatgatttaaaatttaaaataagggTTACAGGCTTAAATATTATGAGATCTAAGTATTTGAATGAACAAAAAGTATTGTGTTGAGTGTGCAAGATAGTTCAATTGGCAATTGTGACCTATAACACTCTTTGTCAATAGAATTTTAATGTTTTCTTCATAGAATTTCAATTTCCACTCATAATAATTGAATTACTTTCTAAGTTATTTATctaaacaccttatacttcaaTCTAACCACTCTTTTGAATTATCCATCTAAACATACCAATGTAAGTATTTTCAACATTTTGCTACTAAataaactataataataaaataaccaattaagcaaaattttaaaaaatatgtataatttaaaGCTACAAAAAAACTTAATATGACAGTAATATACATACATATTCCTTCTCACCTGAGAAACCCtgttgattttaaaatttagaatgataaaaaatgatattaaatttaaaatatcatatattttgtaatcagacaactaaaaaatattattttaaaattttaacctgataaaaataagaaatgaaattattttttcatattttttcatGACCTTACTACTACACTTTCTGTCATGAGATTCCTTCAGAGGATTTTAATTTCAGAAGTTGATATAGTTACAGTGATGGATAGTAAACTGTCACcaaaaaatcaagtttttaactcTCATTTGAAAGTCtaccaaaatcattttttttacatattaataGTAGTATTTGAGTAAGAGAATTCTTAATTTGAATGTTCTGTAAATGTCTGTACCATCATTAAAACTTTATAGATGAACTTTATAGGTAAAACAGACTACTACTTTGACTAGAGTATTGATAAGTtaataataaatgataattGCGGGTTTCAAAGTGCAGCAATGAACATGAGTGGATGAGTTAAAGCTATGATAGGATTCAAGGCCTAAACATCAAACTACAACTTGTTCAGTTCCAAGAATCCTTGTCTTGAGAATTGTACACACTTCACCTCATTGGATTGGATCACAGCATGCAAGGGTTCTACTTGCAATATATATTGGAGTTATGTATTGTGAAATTTGCATATAGATTTTCATCTTCAGATCATGGCTTCTCATCTCGGTCAAGGAAGTGCAACCATACCAATCCACTTTTTCAAGATTATTCTTGAAACTAATGTTGAAAGGATAGTAAGTATTGTTACTAGTATCTGATGTATCTGCATGAGATGTTTcatattgttttctttttcttgtttaatttGGAATAGATCACACTTTCATAACATGCAATGTAGGATTGATTAGAACAGAAAAAAAAGGTTAGTCTTTGTTTGCATATTTATGATAGAAACATGAACATTGTATAGGATACTGATAATTGTTTGTTTGCAGAAACTACCCAACAAGTTCACAAATAGATATGGGGGTTCTTTGCCAAATCCAGTGTCTCTTAGGGCTTCAGACTTCAAGGAATGGGTGGTGTATTGGACAGAAAAGAATGGTGAGGTTTGGTTTGAAAAGGGTTGGAAAGAGTTTGCTGAAAACTATTCCTTAAGTTATGGATATTTTGTGGTGTTCAAGTACAGTGGAACCTCCCAAATTGATGTACTCATACTTGATAAAAGTGCCCTAGAGTTAGATTGTTTGTCTTCTGCTAATGCATCAGTTAACCCCGTGAATGCAACCGAGAAGGAGCAAAATGCAAGACCAGTGGCATCATCAATGGTTTCTTCTCATCAAGTGTTTGAAGAAACTCTGATGTGTAATATGGAAAGGGACTCCACTGTACAACCAGTGCATGCTGATAAGGGTGTTCCTTCTGATAAAGGGATGCATGTTCAACCATTAATCAGGTCACAATGTATGTTATTCACCAAAATATCTCTAGTGCACCTAAAATATTTGACAAAATGAATATACTTTAACATGGTCAAATTCAATAGGGGTctaaaatttcaaaaaggttGTGACTTATTCTATTTCTGCATTTCACAGGTGTGAATCCAACTCAGAGTGGAAATTGTTTGAATCTGCCGAGAACACTAAAAGCTCGAAAAATAAGCAACAAATTTAAATCAAAACATCCCTATTTCACTCTTGTGATAGAGCCTTCTAACTTAGAAGAAAATGCTTCGGTAAATCTTAATATGAAGTCATTGTTTGACCAGTTTATTATAGGTATTATGAGTTTCTTTCTCACTGTTGTTTGTTGCTTTACACAGAAATATGTGCCCAAGTTTTTGGATAACATGAACTGCGAGAAGAATGTGGTGTTGCAGATGGCTAATAGGTCCTCGTATGCTTGGTATGTGAAGTTACTCAGTGGTGGTGACAGATATGATAGGTTCTCTTCTGGTTGGTCTATCTTTGCAAAAGAGAGTAAATTGGAAGTTGGTGACATTTGTATCTTTGAGTTGGTTGAACCTGCAGGTCCACTGCTTCGAGTTCATGTTTTCAGAAGCTAGTTATGTTCATGTTTTCAAAAGCTATAGCTATGTCCATTTGCTTACTTTATGTTCTTGTAGCTGTGGTTTTCCTTTCATTTCTGAATATCTATCATTTCAATAATCATGTAATGTTTTTTAGAATCATTAATGAAAATTTATGTTCAGTTCTCTTACTTGATTAATATCTGAATTTGTTAAAGTACTCCAAATGCATACACCACTGAAAGTTTTCAGTGATGCAGAAGATAAAGTTCTTCCTCTTTAGTGGGTGAATGAAGATGTGTTTTTCCAATATTTGCTGTGATGTTACATGCATATGTTTCACTATCAGTTTGTTTATATTGATGAATACACTGTCTTCTGAATAgatcaattatattaattatgtgTATTCTGCAAATAGTATTAAAATCAATCAATTGTATTAACATATAACTTCTGCaaaatagataaatatatttatgttcTGAGTTTTGCATTCATTTTTTTGTCTGACAAAATGTCatccaattttttatattttattcttaattccAGAAAATAGTTATAGTTATTAAAGttattacaataaatatatatatatatatattcgatTAAACTAATCAATAGATTTTatataaactttaatttatttaatctttgtaataatttgttaaatattttataattacaaCAGTCTATAATGAAAACTATCGATACAGTAAGTCATAAACATGAGCATGTTCTTTTGTTAATGCTTTTATTGTTTGTACGCATGTAAGATATTGttttaagtattattttaaaaaattatttttagtctataaaataatatctctaATATACTGTGATTTCTACCAATAGATGCATAGTTTTgtttaatataatgaattattatttaagattttgaccatgatggagttattttttttattttttactaaattaatgtccgtttaaaaaaaattacaaatttaggctcaattcggcacgacttcatatgcacaaatcgtttCAGTTTGACATAACTTTGCCacgtcatactgaagtcgtgccaacttggcacgacttctgcacgtcatattttttattttttataaaaattttattgtttatatattgggtagtaagttatgtaatgttaaaaattaatttcatacaTAACtgtctaagagtgttagttttaaggaacaacaAATTAGATAATCGGGACCATGTCCGACaccattaaatatcaaaatataaaaaaatttgccTACACGAgacattaaatatcaaaatatactttttgGCTAGTAGAAAACCATGTCTGACGCCAATGTCCTCAGGAGTTAATGGCTCAAAGTTTGAATAAGCTGATTATCCAATTTTCTGTTctttaaaactaacactcttagaaaattatgtatcaaattaatttttaacattacataacttactacccaatatataaaaaaaaaaaataaataaataaatatgacgTGACAGAAGTTGTGCCAACTTGatacgacttcagtatgacagggcagaagtcgtgccaagttggcacgacttccgtatgacatggcagagtcCTGTCTAATTgagacgatttgtgcatatgaagttgTGTCGAATTAGCACGACTtgtctaaatttgtattttttttaaacgaattccattttggtaaaagcaaaaaaaataaccccatcatgtCAAAATTGCATGATCCCAATAATCTAAGTTGTTATATAAAAtagatattaattataatgtgaTAGGTGCATCCTACCCATGATCATTTTCTAATAAAAATGCGCATCTGTCTTATTTTTGTCAAAAAATCCTCCTAGTTTTTCTTCTGTCTCCATTCTTGtccttttccttttatatatatCATGACACAAAGATTAAGATGACATACAATTTCATTTATGCACCATTTTCCCACTTTCTGTGGTTTTAACCCAAAAATGGATGATGAAACCTTGAAACAGAAGTAAGAAAATCAAATGAGACAGGTTACACTGAGAGAGCATTTTAAAATTACACAATTACTTTATGATAAGTCCATTATTAGGGCAAAGGTAACAATCAAATTTAAAGTTGAAGGGGTGGTTAGTGGTTGAATGGTTCTGGTGATAGTGAAACTTCTCCCCTGGTGATGGTGTGTGACTGTAATGAAGATGAGTGCAGTGAAGGTAACAATAATGAGATGTATGGcatattattaatgatataatGGCAGTGAGGTGGTTAAGATAGGAAGAGTAGATTGTAGACACCAGTGACAATGATAACAATAACAGAAATCTTTTGATGATGGTGTGGTGGTGATGGAATTTGGCTATGTTACTGGTTTAAATAGGTAGCCAAATGACCATGGTTAGTTATGATGTTATGGCTGACTAAATTATGTAAAACATTTATAGATAATAATGAATTTATTCTTCTAGCTACAGATTTGATAGATCTATTTTCAAATGATTAGTATCTCTGTCCCTGTTCAACTAACAAGGCATTCAAGTTTTTACCttagttatttgaatttgtaAGGTTTTGAACAATGGATccagaaaaaagagaaaattttaTGTAGTAATAAGGAAGCTAGCTTTGAATCTGATGCTTTAGCCAGAGGGAAGGGATATTTGGAAGAGATACCATGTGAGCTATCAGCTAATGGACAAACATGAACTTGGctaaataatttgaacaaaatgTGAAGTTACCAATCAAAACAATCTGGCAAACTTAACTTACTTTTGAATATATTTGGATGTACATTATTTAGGAACGTGTTCATGACAACCTTATCCAAACTATCAtgaggaaaaggaaaagaaaaaagcaaaagaaaacaCCCTGCTTTTCCAAATGCTGTCCTTCTTTCTGTTTCCTTAACCGAAAGGCCAGGCTGACATGTTCAAGCAGAATGTCACAGGTCACAAAAGCCGAACCATGAAACCCCACACATATGCTGGGTACTTGTTTCCTTTAGAAGAAGAATTGGCTAAAAAAAAAGCAATTTTACATCTATGGACAAAGCAAGCCTGACAGTTCATCCATGTGTGCACAAAGATTGAACCCATAAACAAGATCTATCATCACTTAACTATCATCTTGAGCATAGATTCCATCTTTTCTTTGTCCCTACACTTGCTGATCAAGTCCAGATACTTCATAGCATCACAAGAAGGGAGACCTTCAAGAAGAAGCTTCAATAACCGACCGTGTGTTCCCTGCATCACATCAAAACACTGCTCTAGTGCACTCACTTCCTGTTCTTTACTCAACTCCAAAGCCTCCATTAGTGGAAGTAATTCCACCTCCTCTTCCTCAAAATGTTGTTTGCATTGCCCCTAAAATATTATCAACAAAATCACACCCCCAAtaaacacacacacagatatcaaaTTGACATTGGTAAAAAGAACTAGAGAAAATGCAAATAAAATACAATCGCCAAAGTCTTTTCTTGCTAAGTATGGATAAAGCCACAGATAGTGTGTTTGGTTCCATAATCCAGATTTGGTTGTTCAGATCTACTAAGAAGCTATAGCGTGCTTTTGTAAAGACATTTTGTCCCTAAAAAACACATTCACAGTGTGAAAAGCACAAATTGTAAAACCAATGGTGTTCACTTGTAACCTAAAAAAATCACATCTGAGATCCGTTTCCAAACACACACTAATAGTTACAGTTTCCACATCCCAGATCAGATTTCTTATTTCTCAACAGGTTTTCAACCATGCCAGAACTCAAATAGAATTTATAAAATCCAAATTTAGAACATGACAAACAGATTATAATTACTAGGAACAGAACATACCAGCAATGACTTCAGCCGAGTAAAAAGGCTGTACAAAGCCTCTTGGTGATCAGGGCTGCCGGAGTCCAAAACCCCAACAGATTTTATGACTTCTTTTATGCCATTCATGAGAGGTAGGTCCCTGGCATGTTCCTCTTTTGCAGCTTTAGCAAGCCCTGCATTTTTTTTTGAGAAACAATTACCAAATAACACAGATATTCGTTCCTTCATCCATTCACAACATTGCTTCAAAGGCAAGTAAAATTTCACATGGGCTTTATGACCAAACCATATACAACAAAGTATGTGACAAGAATCTCATAAAACcataacaacaacaacaacaaaaatttaaaaaaaaaacatgaaaattgTGTTGGTAGCTACCTCGATCGGCGTGATCAAAAATAGGGAACAAGACGGTTTCTTCCATCTGCGCGTGCTCCATCATGATCTCAAGCAGCTCCGAGTAGCTCCTGGCGAATTTCCTAATCTCCATCCTGGGAGTCCCCATGGAAGGATCAACGGTCTTCCTTCCGCCACGTGTCGTCAAATCCTCCGCCCACCTCACCATCCGCTCCACGTGCCACAGCATACTCGTGTGCTGCACCCGCGTCAAGCTCGCCAGCAACGGCGCCGTTTCGACCTCCCGCCCGTTCCCGCCCCTCACCGAGGGCCCCGGGAACCGCGAGTCGATGAAACGCAGCAGCGTCTCGCGCGACCCCGACACCACCTCCGATCCCACCTGCAGCGTCACCGCCCCCTCCGGCTCGCCCCCTCCCACGCGCTCCGTCTCCACGAAGTCCAACGAAACCGCCCTGTGCAGCAGCGCGAACCGAATGTACGCCGCGAGAATGCTCTTCGGCGAGCCGTGCAGCCGGACGGTGGGATACACTCGCGCCCCGTCGCGTGGCACTATCTCGGCCGTTAATTTCTCCGACTTCACGCAACAGTTCCCCATAAAAAAATAGTTGGGTTTGGGATTGGAATGGATTAAGATAACAATGGCAGTGAAAGTGTTTGTTCTTACTTATTATGAACAAAATTGAATTGAGATGTGTGACGCTCAAACGAACTGAAAACGACAGCGTATTTGAGATTCCATTGCTAAGCTATTGTTGCTGTGAAGTGGTGAAGCCATGAATGGATTTTATGCTTGGTTTTGAAGAAACAGAGAAAGCAAAATCCTTTCACTTTCTCTGCACTCAAATTTATATGAACACAAAAACATGTATGAAAAAAGTGTGGGAGAGTGGAAGCATCATGTTCAGCACGTGCCAAGGTTTTTGGGCTTAGTTGATCCTTCACATTACGTGATCTTCTGACCTACTGCGTCTCTCTGTTATAATAAACATTACGtgaaaacacaaacaaaaaaatcaatGCAAACACTGTTGGTCAACACCAAATTTACCATTCATTCATTATGTATGAGACTCGTCAAATTCTTATCTAATACACTTATTGACATTCTTAAACACACTgatattcttaaaatatttgtatatttgtaaaatataatGACGAAGTGtcgaatttaaaaaatatgtattgagtttttgataattttaacacagttttaaacaatttaaaaaatatatattttaattttaaaaaaaattaaatttattatataaatttttattatgagtATAAATCGAatgaacaaatttttttaaatcagttcatagtcataaaaaatatttttttactaccaaaaattaaaacatatttattcacataaatttttatatataattcatagttatataatatatagatctgtgtttattttatattttagaaattatatgtatatatgtgttctatattttaaaaattatacgtatTTATGT encodes the following:
- the LOC137830545 gene encoding ribonuclease H2 subunit A, yielding MGSKILPQWASKPCAMGIDEAGRGPVLGPMVYGCLYCAQSYMKTLATLSFADSKTLKEEKREELFETLKTNESIGWAVDVIDPRELSAKMLKKNKINLNEISHDSAMGLVDRVLKMGVLLTEVYIDTVGDPGKYEMKLSKNFPSIKFVVAKKADSLYPVVSGASIVAKVTRDRALREWVLDETAENMQRNFGSGYPGDPKTKDWLEDHKHHIFGFPTLVRFSWGTCNSYFKDVAQVLWESDNLDEDGGGGSNSNGKRQLKLSNVGFFSTSKRRSEEVESSGKGRCRFFQARKLEHLTNF
- the LOC137827952 gene encoding B3 domain-containing transcription factor VRN1-like; translated protein: MASHLGQGSATIPIHFFKIILETNVERIKLPNKFTNRYGGSLPNPVSLRASDFKEWVVYWTEKNGEVWFEKGWKEFAENYSLSYGYFVVFKYSGTSQIDVLILDKSALELDCLSSANASVNPVNATEKEQNARPVASSMVSSHQVFEETLMCNMERDSTVQPVHADKGVPSDKGMHVQPLIRSQCVNPTQSGNCLNLPRTLKARKISNKFKSKHPYFTLVIEPSNLEENASKYVPKFLDNMNCEKNVVLQMANRSSYAWYVKLLSGGDRYDRFSSGWSIFAKESKLEVGDICIFELVEPAGPLLRVHVFRS
- the LOC137828686 gene encoding uncharacterized protein encodes the protein MGNCCVKSEKLTAEIVPRDGARVYPTVRLHGSPKSILAAYIRFALLHRAVSLDFVETERVGGGEPEGAVTLQVGSEVVSGSRETLLRFIDSRFPGPSVRGGNGREVETAPLLASLTRVQHTSMLWHVERMVRWAEDLTTRGGRKTVDPSMGTPRMEIRKFARSYSELLEIMMEHAQMEETVLFPIFDHADRGLAKAAKEEHARDLPLMNGIKEVIKSVGVLDSGSPDHQEALYSLFTRLKSLLGQCKQHFEEEEVELLPLMEALELSKEQEVSALEQCFDVMQGTHGRLLKLLLEGLPSCDAMKYLDLISKCRDKEKMESMLKMIVK